The nucleotide sequence ATGGACCCCCCTTTTGGAAAGGATCTCGGAATAGCGCGGGAAGGGTTTGATCATTGTATCCCAGTTGGCAAGGAAAAAATTTTCGAGGAGAAACACCTTGTCCTCATCGGAGAGTTCGGAAGCCTTTTTTATGCTCAGTTCAAGGTAGCGGTCCCGGGCATTGTTGTCTGAATAATCCGAAATCTGTTCGAGGAGGGAAGGGGTGAAGTTAAAGGTCTGTTTAATCGCAGGGAAGCCGCTCTGAATCTCTACCATATCAAGATAGTCCTTCGTGCCGTGGAGCCTCACCCATGGAAGTCTGTAGAGGCCTGTGAGAGGTTCTTTATAGAAAGGCTGGTGCATATGCCAGAGGAAGGCGATGTAGAGAGGGCTATCGGTCATACTTGAAGATATATTCGTCAGGCTTTGCTAATCCAAAGTCCTCCCTCGCATGTTTTTCCCTGTGGTAGGGGTCTTCCTTGAGGGACTTTATCTGGGTCCTGAGTTCTTCATTCTCCTGGTTTATTTCCCTGATATCATTTTCGATGCTCGTTTTTTTCTGATGAAGTTCCCTGTATTTCAGAAACCCCATATCCCCGAAGATGATATTGGCGAGAAGGTAGAGGAAGCTCAGGAAGACGATGGTATAGAAGATAAGCCTTCTCTTCCTGACCTCAGATGCGACCTGTTGCCGCAGGCGGTTAACGGGAGTAGCCATTACTATAAATTATAGAACGCTTTTTTGACTTTGTACACTGCAGAATTTGCCAGCGAATTGACTCACAAAAAATGTTACCGTAGATAGCCTCAAAGGGATATCGTTGACTCATAATGCATGTTACCGAAAAAACATGCATAGAAAGGTACTGCATTATGAGCTCAAAATCCAAAAGGGAATATCTTGAAGCGATCCATCAGAGGTACAAAAAAGCTTCTCGCAAGCAGAAAGCGCTTATCCTGAATGAATTCTGTGTCACCTGCGGCTATCATCGAAAACACGCTATTCGTCTCCTGAGAAAGTTCACCCGTTATATACAACCCAAAAAGAAGAAGCGGGGAAGGAAACCCCTGTATAGTAAACCCGCGATTGTGAAACCACTGAAGAAGATATGGTTGTCCGCTAATCTTCCCTGTTCAAAGAGATTGAAAGCAGTATTACCCTTATGGCTGCCTGGGTATGTTCAGGAATATGGGAATCTTCCCCCAGTGGTTATTGAAGCACTTAGCACCATATCTCCTGCTACTATTGACAGGCTCCTGCAACCGGTCAGGGTGCAATATAAAGGGCGTGGCCGGGCCACTACAAAGCCAGGAACTCTTCTGAGAAAGCAGATACCGATTAAGACAAACCAATGGGACGAATCCCGTCCCGGATTTCTGGAAGCCGACACCGTAGCTCATTGCGGTACCTCCATGGCTGGTATGTTTGCGTTCACCATAGACTCTGTAGATATTGCAACCGGGTGGACTGAGCAAAGAGCCGTATGGGGCAAAGGGGAAACGGATGTGTTAGTGCAGATCAAAGACATTGAAGTATCTCTGCCATTTCCTTTGCTCGGATTTGACTGTGATAACGGCGGAGAGTTTCTCAATTATCACCTTCTAAGACATTTTACAGAACGGAAACAACCAGTTCAGTTTACCCGGAGCAGAGCTTATCACAAAGACGATAACGCTCATGTGGAACAAAAAAATTGGACTCATGTCAGACAGTGGCTGGGATATCACCGGTTCG is from bacterium and encodes:
- a CDS encoding integrase, with product MSSKSKREYLEAIHQRYKKASRKQKALILNEFCVTCGYHRKHAIRLLRKFTRYIQPKKKKRGRKPLYSKPAIVKPLKKIWLSANLPCSKRLKAVLPLWLPGYVQEYGNLPPVVIEALSTISPATIDRLLQPVRVQYKGRGRATTKPGTLLRKQIPIKTNQWDESRPGFLEADTVAHCGTSMAGMFAFTIDSVDIATGWTEQRAVWGKGETDVLVQIKDIEVSLPFPLLGFDCDNGGEFLNYHLLRHFTERKQPVQFTRSRAYHKDDNAHVEQKNWTHVRQWLGYHRFDNPEIVPLLNDLYKTEWRLFHNFFCPSVKLIEKQRIASKTIKRYDNPKTPYQRVMDSPYIPLSTKKELTELFEKLNPFHLRKAMEDKMKKIFLLCYKNSR
- a CDS encoding septum formation initiator family protein → MATPVNRLRQQVASEVRKRRLIFYTIVFLSFLYLLANIIFGDMGFLKYRELHQKKTSIENDIREINQENEELRTQIKSLKEDPYHREKHAREDFGLAKPDEYIFKYDR
- a CDS encoding glycoside hydrolase, whose amino-acid sequence is MTDSPLYIAFLWHMHQPFYKEPLTGLYRLPWVRLHGTKDYLDMVEIQSGFPAIKQTFNFTPSLLEQISDYSDNNARDRYLELSIKKASELSDEDKVFLLENFFLANWDTMIKPFPRYSEILSKRGVH